A window from Chryseobacterium phocaeense encodes these proteins:
- a CDS encoding GEVED domain-containing protein, with protein sequence MSVFLLCKMGRPFRMFITLLCMVFGLFAQAQTVTIGTGTSTQRYPLGAFYGFERSASLYTAAEINTPGGGGVVSVAWNSTASMSFSLPVKIYLKPVPVGTTTIAAQSWATATTGATLVYSGNLANLPTGWNTVTLQNYFFYNGTDNLMVLVETNYGGGGGGTSAGSAITYSNAPSQHMYFQQDTTAPTDNGTVTANRPNLRITLAPPPSCIPPSGVSSGTVTPTSAVINWTAPSPAPAGGYDVYYSTSPTAPTAATTPSQTVTTGTTATISPLVANTTYYVWVRSRCSATDQSAWSGPVTILTAYCTPTGGSSSTSYYLKTITTTGGISNLNYTATSYSAYVDNTATVFSGLPTNTITMNLAVGTSTYNYYVWIDWNNNMSFNDPGETILATPSYVTAGTATITIPATQPPGNYRVRTATSFIGALTNCGSAPYGNFVDFTLNVIALQPCSTAPPTGLNVSTITPTTAQVNWIPSTGATYVLQYRTLPTGPWIPVNITTPLASTYTITGLTEQTQYEFQIATICGGTQGPFSTPMPFTTPAIVYCPSGSTSATIDGFISKVSVTPNAATPMTSTSDFSNYTDYTTDPARLVTLVRGLANNTVTVEKTWPGTQWSFGTGVWIDFNRNGIFEASEQVLNSPSNTTTPVTATFAVPNAAGGVYTGNLTTRMRVALRESGSPTACGTYTWGETEDYAVKLIDQPPCTTAPPTNITVSNLTATTATVYWWGAANAIYTIRWKLASAPTYTIPPVTLGAGVTSYTIPGLTEQTQYHVQISTTCGTSTGAYSTATTFTTPPLTYCPMTGTGTNDHIANVTVTSSNPGVPVMSNTTVQTNYTSYTTPATLITLDAGSSNNKISVAKGWTGATANVAVSAWIDYNRNGVFETSEQIINSAANTATPVTNNNFTVPATAYTGPFNTTMRVVVKRTSAPVLCQNAVNGEVEDYAVKIRPCSNATPNSPTIVPTHNSATVTLTGAATNVTYLVRYRVQTTPPGTWIEVYASALLGNLPLVLTGLTPATIYELQVASVCGDVIGAFTPIKTFVTRCDPTPPNVTVSNITTNSALITWAPLAASSTYTLEWRKVGTTTWTQVPNIAPPTNTHLLTGLDPYTKYEVRVANKCVGETTLNPYSNPKVFTTERTCELAPPGLTITQLTPTSAEVIWDGFPGATYILRYRKVGIPSWTNVPLTVPTYTITGLLEETKYEMQVVNICNGTPGTYTPPYYFTTPTVMHCAMGANNNSVEHISKITVVPNGRPKMENASGASKYTDYTNVPATFIEMVQGSTGNTLTIETKLNGSDPVGVAVWIDFNRNGYFDIDERVFTSPPGTTSPLTTTINVPTDAYVSMTAHKYVVMRVAMMKGGIPVNCMNFDNGEVEDYSIRIAKPGIANSLNQTDIMIYPNPVSSVLYVKNISKKAKYKIYNSAGQVIGDGILLNNQVNVSKLINGVYVIDIEDNGITVQKKFIKE encoded by the coding sequence ATGAGTGTATTTTTACTCTGTAAGATGGGCAGGCCGTTCCGGATGTTCATTACATTGCTTTGCATGGTCTTTGGGCTGTTTGCACAAGCACAAACAGTTACTATTGGTACCGGAACCAGTACTCAGAGGTATCCTTTGGGTGCTTTTTATGGATTTGAAAGATCCGCATCACTCTATACAGCCGCAGAAATAAATACTCCGGGAGGAGGAGGGGTTGTATCAGTGGCGTGGAATTCTACAGCATCCATGAGCTTTTCCCTTCCGGTAAAAATTTATTTAAAACCCGTACCGGTTGGAACCACCACTATAGCAGCGCAAAGCTGGGCTACCGCAACTACAGGAGCTACTCTTGTATATAGCGGGAATCTTGCCAATCTGCCTACAGGATGGAATACGGTTACGTTACAAAACTATTTCTTTTATAACGGAACAGACAACCTGATGGTGTTGGTGGAAACCAACTATGGCGGAGGCGGAGGCGGTACTTCAGCAGGAAGTGCCATCACTTACTCTAATGCCCCATCACAGCATATGTATTTCCAGCAGGATACCACAGCTCCTACAGACAATGGAACTGTTACTGCAAACAGACCGAATCTTCGGATAACGCTTGCACCGCCACCATCCTGCATACCACCGTCAGGGGTAAGTTCAGGTACGGTAACACCAACAAGTGCCGTAATCAACTGGACTGCACCTTCACCTGCGCCGGCGGGAGGATATGATGTGTATTACAGTACATCTCCAACAGCACCTACCGCAGCTACCACACCATCACAAACGGTGACAACAGGAACTACTGCAACGATTTCTCCACTGGTAGCCAATACCACTTATTATGTATGGGTGAGATCAAGATGTAGTGCAACAGACCAAAGTGCATGGTCAGGTCCTGTTACAATTTTAACAGCTTACTGTACTCCAACCGGAGGTAGCAGTTCAACTTCATATTACCTGAAAACAATTACGACAACAGGGGGTATTTCAAATTTAAATTATACGGCTACGTCTTACAGTGCTTATGTGGATAACACAGCTACTGTCTTTTCAGGCTTGCCTACCAATACCATCACTATGAACTTAGCGGTGGGGACCAGTACATATAACTATTATGTATGGATTGACTGGAACAATAACATGAGCTTTAATGATCCGGGGGAAACTATTCTGGCAACACCTTCCTATGTAACGGCCGGAACAGCTACCATTACCATACCGGCTACACAGCCGCCAGGAAACTACAGGGTGAGAACAGCAACATCATTTATTGGTGCACTTACTAACTGCGGATCGGCTCCTTACGGTAACTTCGTAGATTTTACATTGAATGTTATCGCATTGCAACCATGTTCTACCGCACCTCCAACAGGGCTTAATGTTTCGACCATTACGCCTACAACGGCACAGGTGAACTGGATTCCTTCTACAGGAGCAACCTATGTTCTTCAGTACAGAACACTTCCTACAGGACCATGGATTCCGGTGAATATTACAACACCACTTGCAAGTACGTATACCATAACGGGGCTTACCGAACAAACACAGTACGAATTCCAGATAGCAACCATTTGTGGGGGCACACAAGGGCCATTCTCTACCCCGATGCCGTTTACTACACCAGCTATTGTGTATTGTCCATCAGGATCTACCAGTGCTACAATTGATGGGTTCATCAGTAAGGTTTCGGTAACGCCGAATGCTGCCACTCCAATGACCAGTACTTCAGATTTCAGTAACTATACAGATTATACTACAGATCCTGCGAGACTTGTTACTTTGGTAAGAGGTTTGGCAAATAATACCGTTACTGTTGAAAAAACTTGGCCGGGAACTCAGTGGTCATTCGGAACAGGAGTATGGATTGACTTTAACAGAAACGGAATTTTTGAAGCTTCTGAGCAGGTATTAAACTCACCAAGTAACACAACCACTCCGGTAACAGCTACTTTTGCGGTACCGAATGCTGCGGGTGGTGTGTATACAGGAAACCTTACAACTCGTATGCGTGTAGCATTAAGAGAAAGTGGGTCTCCTACAGCTTGTGGAACTTATACATGGGGAGAAACGGAAGATTATGCTGTGAAGCTTATTGATCAGCCGCCATGTACTACGGCTCCGCCTACAAATATTACCGTATCAAACCTTACGGCTACTACAGCTACAGTATATTGGTGGGGGGCAGCGAATGCTATTTACACCATCAGATGGAAATTAGCATCAGCACCAACGTATACTATTCCTCCTGTTACTTTAGGAGCGGGGGTAACAAGTTATACCATTCCGGGACTTACTGAGCAGACGCAGTATCATGTACAGATTTCCACTACCTGTGGAACAAGTACAGGAGCATATTCTACTGCGACAACATTTACAACTCCGCCATTGACTTATTGTCCGATGACTGGAACAGGAACTAACGACCACATTGCGAATGTAACCGTTACTTCTTCAAACCCAGGGGTGCCTGTAATGAGTAATACGACAGTACAGACTAACTATACCAGCTATACTACACCAGCGACACTGATCACCCTTGATGCAGGTTCTTCAAACAATAAGATCTCTGTAGCAAAAGGATGGACAGGTGCTACGGCCAACGTTGCAGTGTCTGCATGGATTGACTATAACAGAAACGGAGTTTTCGAAACTTCAGAGCAGATTATCAATTCTGCAGCGAATACAGCTACTCCTGTTACAAATAATAACTTCACAGTTCCGGCAACAGCTTATACAGGACCGTTTAATACAACCATGAGAGTTGTTGTTAAGCGTACAAGTGCTCCGGTATTGTGTCAGAACGCAGTGAATGGTGAAGTTGAAGATTATGCTGTAAAAATCAGACCATGTAGTAATGCTACTCCAAACTCACCTACCATTGTACCAACGCATAACTCTGCTACGGTTACTTTGACAGGAGCTGCAACGAATGTGACTTATCTGGTAAGATACAGAGTTCAGACAACTCCTCCGGGAACATGGATTGAAGTATATGCTTCTGCATTGCTGGGTAACCTTCCGCTTGTATTGACAGGTTTAACTCCGGCTACCATTTATGAACTGCAGGTTGCTTCCGTTTGTGGAGACGTGATAGGAGCATTTACACCAATCAAAACATTTGTAACAAGATGTGATCCTACACCTCCGAATGTTACCGTAAGTAATATTACAACAAACTCAGCACTGATTACATGGGCACCGCTTGCGGCAAGCTCCACGTATACACTGGAATGGAGAAAAGTAGGAACAACTACATGGACTCAGGTACCGAACATTGCACCTCCTACCAACACGCACCTGTTAACAGGTCTGGATCCATATACAAAATATGAAGTAAGAGTGGCCAACAAGTGCGTTGGAGAAACTACACTTAACCCGTACTCAAATCCAAAAGTATTTACTACGGAAAGAACATGTGAACTTGCTCCTCCGGGATTAACGATCACTCAGCTTACGCCTACATCGGCTGAAGTTATCTGGGATGGTTTCCCTGGTGCTACTTATATTCTGAGATATAGAAAAGTTGGTATTCCAAGTTGGACGAATGTTCCTTTAACAGTGCCTACTTACACAATTACAGGATTGCTGGAAGAAACGAAATACGAAATGCAGGTAGTGAATATCTGTAACGGTACACCGGGTACATACACGCCTCCGTATTATTTCACAACACCTACTGTAATGCATTGTGCGATGGGAGCTAACAATAATTCGGTAGAGCATATTTCTAAAATAACGGTGGTTCCGAACGGAAGACCTAAAATGGAAAATGCGTCCGGCGCTTCAAAATATACAGATTATACAAATGTTCCGGCTACGTTCATAGAAATGGTTCAGGGATCTACAGGAAATACCTTGACAATTGAAACAAAACTGAACGGAAGTGATCCTGTAGGCGTTGCTGTATGGATTGACTTCAATAGAAACGGATACTTTGACATTGATGAGAGAGTATTCACATCGCCTCCTGGAACAACAAGCCCACTTACCACAACGATCAATGTGCCTACAGATGCTTATGTAAGCATGACTGCTCACAAGTATGTTGTGATGAGAGTAGCGATGATGAAAGGAGGTATTCCGGTAAACTGTATGAATTTTGACAATGGGGAAGTAGAAGATTACTCTATCAGAATTGCTAAACCAGGAATAGCGAATTCTCTTAACCAGACTGATATCATGATTTACCCTAACCCGGTAAGCTCAGTATTGTATGTGAAAAACATTAGCAAAAAAGCTAAGTACAAGATCTACAATTCAGCAGGACAGGTTATTGGTGACGGTATCTTACTGAACAACCAAGTTAATGTGTCTAAATTAATCAACGGAGTTTATGTAATCGATATCGAAGACAATGGTATAACAGTTCAAAAGAAATTTATCAAAGAATAA
- a CDS encoding DUF6048 family protein, which produces MKTRLIFSFFFSMIVILGMAQEKKETKESKKVQEKYKPNFMVGFDVLNAGVSFFSDRVLYQGFISSKIKGNIHAVAEAGFEKNVYQKNGYDAKANGPFVKLGAFYMLAKDRENEFNGFYAGGKIGGAFYNQEYMAIPVRGFGGSSSSVAFPSSSQTSAWIEGTLGGRVQLFESDFYIDVNLQPKYLVYTSKQDNITPMIVPGFGRSSGKFNMGFAWNIAYKF; this is translated from the coding sequence ATGAAGACAAGACTAATCTTTTCCTTCTTTTTTAGCATGATAGTCATCCTGGGAATGGCTCAGGAGAAAAAAGAAACGAAAGAATCCAAAAAAGTTCAGGAGAAATACAAGCCTAATTTCATGGTAGGTTTTGATGTTCTCAATGCCGGTGTTTCATTCTTTTCGGACAGGGTGTTGTATCAGGGATTTATTTCTTCTAAGATAAAAGGAAACATTCATGCAGTGGCTGAAGCCGGTTTTGAGAAAAATGTATATCAGAAAAATGGCTATGATGCCAAAGCGAACGGTCCCTTTGTAAAACTGGGTGCATTCTATATGCTGGCAAAAGACCGCGAAAATGAATTCAACGGCTTTTATGCAGGTGGAAAGATAGGAGGTGCATTCTATAATCAGGAATATATGGCTATTCCCGTACGGGGATTTGGAGGAAGTTCTTCTTCCGTTGCATTTCCCTCGTCCTCTCAAACTTCCGCATGGATTGAAGGAACGCTCGGCGGAAGAGTTCAGCTGTTTGAATCTGATTTTTATATAGATGTTAATCTGCAGCCCAAATATCTGGTATATACTTCCAAGCAGGACAATATCACCCCTATGATTGTCCCTGGATTCGGCAGGAGTTCCGGTAAGTTCAATATGGGGTTTGCATGGAACATCGCCTATAAGTTTTAA
- a CDS encoding GEVED domain-containing protein: protein MKKTSISFFFLCLFAMIHAQWTPAVFNGKGIHDGSKTDQYFSLNISQLKSQLSKAEETGKNAKPVIISLPTKGGKIEKFAVYSFPVVVKELADQYQLGSYVGVGIDDPSKYLRFSLAPNDFQSMIMQDGGYEFIEPANADKTVYRVHPKTGKNKTGFVCSTEESEGARHDIEELSQQGKAFYNQPNDFAKNSDKKYRTLRLALSVCGEYTQYHGGTVAGALAAMNATLTRINGVYEKDFALHLNLQNYPSLIYTNAATDPYSATEGGVANGITGWNSQVQNVITAAVGNANYDIGHLFSPPGAGGNAGCIGCICRDNTVPTSNDKGSGWTSPGGNPPVGDNFDIDYVAHEIGHQLGGVHSFSYSAPQLGSPTSVEPGSGSSIMGYAGITGPTTDVQPHSDPYFNVTNITAIQANLIAKTCDIETVITNNPPVIAPLTSYSIPKGTAFVLTASATDAENDPMTFNWEEVDIANEVINNANLGNTATGPSFRSVAPTASPTRYFPRLSSVLAGVLNNANGLWEAVSTVARTTRFTVTARDNNPNPQQQQTQSATQTITVRNDGPFIVNPTTVYNNGPTNVTWNVVNTNAAPYNAANVKIDFTTDNGTTWNVVAASTPNDGNQAVDFTAFPLTVGGTAKIRVSAINNVFYAIGTASIDILPICTTNAPGGITVTAITQTQATVTWNASFGATYVFQYRIAGTTAWTTVTPAPTTNTVNLTGLLAGTHYEFQIANVCSGTQGTFSPVSTFVTLYCAATSTNTDNGYISNVTVAGTNSNTMSNTSAAANYTDYSSDAAKLITLVRGSANNNISVAKSWPAATSSKAVGVWIDFNKNGTFETTERILNGANNTTTPVTGTFTVPATAYSGPLTTRMRVVLRDQTNPAACGNFTNGEVEDYAVKLIDQPACTTAAPASITVTNLTPTSANVSWIAATGATYVLRYRRVGTTAWTTVNPVPAPVNNYTIPNLTEQTQYEVQVATICNGSQGTFSPSTQFTTPPVTYCPMTGTGTNDHISNVTVTSVNPALTPMSNNSVQNNYTSYNTPATLITLEIGSTGNKISVAKGWTAATANVATSAWIDFNRNGTFETSEQILTSPANTTTPVTANFAVPAGAYNGPLTTTMRVVVRRTSAPVMCQNAVNGEVEDYVVKLKPCSTDTPTNPTIGTITHNSAIVNWTSATNNLTYLLQYRVQGTTAWTSVYVTAVPYTLTGLTPFTTYEVQIAANCGTSVGNFTPIRVFKTKCDPTAPGVTVTNITTNSGLVTWTPLVAGSSYVMRWRKVGAPAWTTVNLPAPPANTYPLTNLDPYTKYEVQVASQCTGETTPNPYSNPVVFTTLRTCELAPPGLTINQLTPTTAEVVWEGFPGATYILRYRKVGIPGWTNIPTATNAHTITGLLEDTKYEMQVVNICNGTPGTYTPPYYFTTPTVMHCAMEANNNSVDHISKITVVPNGRPKMENASGASRYTDYTGVPATFIEMVQGSTGNTLTIETKLNGSDPAGIAVWIDFNRNGYFDIDERVFTSAPGTTSPLTATINVPTDAYVSMTAHKYVVMRVAMMRGGIPVNCMKFDNGEVEDYSIRISKPATANPVNQTDIMIYPNPVSSVLYVKNISKRAKYKIYNAAAQIIAEGILLNNQINVSKLINGVYVIDIEDNGKSAQKKFIKE, encoded by the coding sequence ATGAAAAAAACTTCTATTTCTTTCTTTTTCCTTTGTTTATTTGCAATGATCCATGCCCAATGGACGCCAGCTGTGTTTAATGGAAAAGGGATACATGACGGCTCAAAAACCGATCAGTATTTTTCTTTAAATATTTCGCAGTTAAAATCACAGCTAAGCAAAGCAGAGGAAACAGGTAAAAATGCAAAGCCTGTTATTATCTCCCTTCCCACAAAAGGAGGAAAAATTGAAAAATTTGCAGTCTACAGCTTTCCGGTTGTAGTGAAAGAACTGGCAGACCAGTACCAGCTGGGCTCTTATGTTGGAGTAGGGATAGATGATCCTTCCAAGTACCTAAGATTTAGTCTTGCTCCTAATGATTTTCAATCCATGATTATGCAGGATGGCGGTTATGAATTTATAGAGCCTGCCAATGCTGATAAAACGGTGTACAGGGTACATCCAAAAACCGGTAAAAATAAGACCGGTTTTGTGTGTTCTACTGAAGAAAGTGAAGGCGCCAGACATGATATTGAAGAGCTGAGCCAGCAAGGTAAAGCTTTTTATAATCAGCCGAACGATTTTGCAAAAAATTCGGATAAGAAATACAGAACGCTGAGGTTAGCCCTTTCAGTCTGCGGTGAATATACCCAGTATCATGGGGGGACTGTGGCCGGCGCGCTGGCTGCAATGAATGCAACCCTTACAAGAATCAACGGAGTATATGAAAAAGACTTTGCCCTTCACCTGAACCTCCAGAATTACCCTAGCTTAATTTATACCAATGCTGCTACAGATCCATATTCTGCGACTGAAGGAGGAGTAGCTAACGGGATCACAGGGTGGAACTCTCAGGTGCAGAACGTAATTACTGCAGCAGTGGGAAATGCAAACTATGATATAGGACATTTATTTTCTCCTCCGGGAGCTGGTGGAAATGCCGGATGCATCGGGTGTATCTGCCGGGATAATACGGTACCTACTTCCAATGATAAAGGTTCCGGATGGACATCTCCGGGCGGTAACCCCCCTGTAGGAGATAATTTTGATATAGATTATGTAGCTCATGAAATAGGACACCAGCTTGGAGGTGTTCACAGTTTTTCATATTCTGCTCCTCAGTTAGGCTCCCCTACAAGTGTGGAACCTGGTTCAGGATCAAGTATTATGGGATATGCAGGGATTACGGGACCAACTACGGATGTTCAGCCGCACTCGGATCCCTATTTTAATGTGACCAATATTACAGCTATTCAGGCTAATCTGATTGCTAAAACCTGTGATATAGAAACCGTAATTACTAACAACCCTCCGGTGATAGCACCACTGACTAGTTATAGTATTCCAAAAGGAACAGCCTTCGTCCTTACCGCATCTGCTACGGACGCTGAAAATGATCCTATGACTTTTAACTGGGAAGAAGTAGACATCGCCAATGAGGTGATCAATAATGCTAATTTAGGAAATACAGCTACCGGTCCTTCTTTCAGATCCGTAGCTCCAACTGCGAGCCCTACCCGTTATTTTCCAAGACTGTCTTCCGTATTGGCAGGCGTTTTAAATAATGCAAATGGCCTTTGGGAAGCAGTTTCTACTGTGGCAAGAACAACCAGATTCACGGTTACGGCAAGAGACAATAATCCTAATCCCCAGCAGCAGCAGACACAATCTGCGACCCAGACTATTACAGTAAGAAACGATGGTCCTTTTATCGTAAATCCTACTACGGTTTATAATAATGGACCGACCAATGTAACATGGAATGTGGTGAACACAAATGCTGCTCCTTATAATGCAGCTAATGTAAAAATAGATTTTACTACAGATAACGGTACTACATGGAATGTTGTAGCGGCCTCTACTCCTAATGACGGAAACCAGGCGGTGGATTTCACAGCTTTTCCTTTAACGGTAGGTGGTACTGCTAAAATCAGAGTAAGCGCTATCAATAATGTATTTTACGCCATTGGAACCGCTTCAATAGATATACTTCCCATCTGTACCACTAATGCCCCTGGAGGAATTACAGTGACAGCCATTACACAGACCCAGGCTACGGTAACCTGGAACGCTTCATTTGGTGCAACCTATGTTTTCCAATATCGTATTGCAGGAACAACTGCGTGGACCACTGTAACTCCGGCTCCTACAACAAATACAGTTAATCTTACAGGGCTGTTGGCAGGAACTCATTACGAATTCCAGATTGCTAACGTATGTTCAGGAACGCAGGGTACATTCTCTCCGGTTTCGACTTTTGTAACACTGTATTGTGCAGCTACCTCTACCAATACGGATAATGGATACATTTCCAATGTAACAGTAGCGGGAACCAACTCAAATACCATGAGTAATACCTCTGCGGCTGCCAACTACACAGATTATTCATCTGATGCAGCAAAACTGATCACTTTGGTTCGCGGATCAGCGAATAATAATATTTCGGTGGCTAAATCATGGCCGGCTGCTACCTCCAGTAAAGCGGTAGGGGTCTGGATAGATTTTAACAAGAACGGTACTTTTGAAACCACTGAAAGAATTCTGAACGGAGCCAATAATACAACCACTCCGGTAACAGGAACATTTACGGTACCGGCAACAGCTTATTCAGGGCCTTTGACTACCCGTATGCGTGTTGTACTCAGAGATCAGACGAACCCGGCCGCTTGCGGTAACTTTACTAATGGTGAAGTAGAAGATTATGCAGTGAAGTTAATAGATCAGCCGGCTTGTACTACTGCTGCTCCTGCAAGTATTACCGTGACCAACCTTACCCCTACATCGGCTAATGTTTCATGGATCGCAGCTACCGGTGCAACTTATGTGTTAAGATACAGAAGAGTAGGTACTACAGCCTGGACCACAGTTAACCCCGTTCCTGCTCCGGTAAATAATTACACGATTCCAAACTTAACTGAACAGACCCAATATGAAGTACAGGTAGCCACAATTTGTAACGGAAGCCAGGGAACATTCTCACCTTCCACACAATTTACGACGCCTCCAGTTACTTACTGTCCGATGACAGGTACAGGAACAAACGATCATATTTCGAATGTAACCGTTACTTCTGTAAATCCTGCACTTACCCCAATGAGTAATAACTCGGTACAAAACAATTATACCAGCTATAATACACCGGCTACACTGATTACCCTGGAAATTGGTTCAACAGGTAACAAAATCTCTGTGGCAAAAGGATGGACAGCAGCTACCGCCAATGTGGCAACAAGTGCATGGATTGATTTTAACAGAAACGGAACGTTTGAAACGTCAGAACAGATATTGACTTCTCCAGCGAACACCACAACTCCTGTTACTGCTAATTTTGCAGTTCCTGCAGGAGCTTACAATGGCCCGCTGACTACAACGATGAGAGTTGTGGTGAGACGTACAAGTGCTCCTGTGATGTGCCAGAATGCGGTAAACGGTGAAGTAGAAGATTATGTGGTAAAATTAAAACCATGTAGTACAGATACTCCAACGAATCCTACAATAGGAACCATTACCCATAACTCAGCGATTGTCAACTGGACCAGTGCAACGAATAACCTTACTTATCTTCTACAGTACAGAGTACAGGGAACAACTGCATGGACCTCAGTATACGTTACGGCAGTTCCGTATACATTAACCGGTCTGACTCCTTTTACTACGTATGAAGTACAGATTGCAGCCAACTGCGGAACTTCTGTTGGTAATTTTACGCCAATCAGGGTATTTAAAACCAAATGCGATCCTACAGCTCCGGGTGTTACAGTAACCAATATCACTACGAATTCAGGATTGGTTACCTGGACACCACTGGTAGCAGGATCCTCTTATGTGATGAGATGGAGAAAAGTAGGAGCACCTGCTTGGACTACCGTAAACCTGCCGGCTCCGCCTGCCAATACCTATCCTTTGACCAATCTGGATCCATACACAAAATATGAAGTGCAAGTTGCCAGCCAGTGTACGGGAGAAACGACTCCGAATCCATATTCAAATCCTGTTGTTTTCACAACATTGAGAACATGTGAGCTTGCCCCTCCGGGATTAACGATCAACCAGCTTACACCTACCACTGCAGAAGTAGTATGGGAAGGCTTTCCGGGAGCAACCTATATCCTGAGATACAGAAAAGTAGGTATTCCGGGATGGACGAATATTCCTACAGCAACCAATGCTCACACCATTACAGGGCTATTGGAAGACACGAAATATGAAATGCAGGTAGTGAATATCTGTAACGGTACACCGGGAACATATACGCCTCCGTATTATTTCACGACACCTACTGTGATGCATTGTGCAATGGAAGCTAACAATAATTCGGTAGATCATATTTCTAAAATAACAGTGGTTCCGAACGGAAGACCTAAAATGGAGAATGCTTCAGGAGCTTCGAGGTATACTGATTATACAGGTGTTCCGGCTACGTTCATAGAAATGGTTCAGGGATCTACCGGAAATACCCTTACGATTGAGACGAAGCTGAACGGGAGTGATCCTGCAGGCATTGCCGTATGGATAGATTTCAATAGAAACGGATATTTTGATATTGATGAAAGAGTGTTCACATCGGCTCCGGGTACAACAAGTCCTCTTACAGCAACGATCAATGTACCGACAGATGCTTATGTAAGTATGACTGCCCACAAATATGTTGTAATGAGAGTAGCGATGATGAGAGGCGGCATCCCTGTTAACTGTATGAAGTTTGATAATGGTGAAGTAGAGGATTATTCAATAAGAATTTCTAAACCTGCAACAGCCAATCCGGTTAACCAGACAGATATTATGATTTATCCTAACCCGGTAAGCTCAGTATTGTATGTGAAAAACATCAGCAAAAGAGCTAAGTATAAAATCTACAATGCGGCAGCGCAGATTATTGCTGAAGGTATCCTGCTGAACAACCAGATCAATGTATCTAAATTGATCAATGGGGTTTATGTAATTGATATCGAAGACAATGGAAAATCGGCCCAAAAGAAATTTATCAAAGAATAA
- a CDS encoding DUF6452 family protein: MKYCTYIIIALCSLLMIWSCGGDDDICESGEGTPRIKVAFKSQTTGKEVTLDSLYVAVDYGSGKVQLGKLQNINSRLIPLRVDDSPYTDVYFRFADKGVESHVRVGYTTKTTYVSPGCGIKKTYENLSSQLIQSTPVISIEAGLNQIENEDKTNLFLLF, encoded by the coding sequence ATGAAATATTGTACATATATTATAATCGCGTTATGCAGCCTCCTGATGATATGGTCATGTGGCGGAGACGATGATATCTGTGAGAGCGGTGAAGGAACACCCAGGATAAAAGTGGCATTCAAGTCCCAGACAACAGGAAAAGAAGTTACTCTGGATTCTTTATATGTGGCGGTAGATTATGGCTCCGGAAAAGTACAGCTGGGAAAACTTCAGAATATCAATTCCAGGCTGATCCCGTTGAGGGTCGATGATTCCCCTTACACAGACGTTTACTTCAGGTTTGCTGATAAAGGAGTGGAGTCTCACGTACGGGTGGGGTATACCACAAAAACCACCTATGTTTCTCCCGGATGCGGGATCAAGAAAACATACGAGAATTTAAGTTCACAATTAATACAATCTACGCCTGTGATATCAATTGAAGCAGGATTAAACCAAATAGAGAATGAAGACAAGACTAATCTTTTCCTTCTTTTTTAG